A single region of the Lotus japonicus ecotype B-129 chromosome 4, LjGifu_v1.2 genome encodes:
- the LOC130713846 gene encoding ethylene-responsive transcription factor ERF026-like, whose product MASSSSSSSKRHPVYHGIRCRRGKWVTEIREPRKDTRIWLGTYPTPEMAAAAYDVAALALKGGGAVLNFPDSADKYPVPASKSPADIRSAATAAAQQMEETDAAAAAAAAGNTDTVHEPPNNIDAVADATLLSETEFMDEEAIFFMPNLLIDMAEGMLLSPPRMNPPPSPDNSGGESLWNYF is encoded by the coding sequence ATggcctcatcatcatcatcatcttccaagAGGCATCCAGTCTACCATGGAATCCGGTGCCGGCGAGGAAAATGGGTCACTGAAATCCGGGAGCCACGCAAGGACACACGCATATGGCTGGGAACGTACCCCACCCCTGAGATGGCCGCCGCTGCCTATGATGTGGCGGCGCTGGCCCTAAAAGGCGGTGGAGCAGTTCTCAACTTCCCTGACTCCGCCGACAAGTATCCGGTGCCGGCATCCAAATCCCCTGCGGACATCCGCagtgctgctactgctgctgCGCAACAAATGGAGGAAACtgatgctgctgctgctgcagcAGCAGCTGGGAACACAGACACAGTTCATGAGCCTCCTAATAACATTGATGCTGTTGCTGATGCCACTCTTTTGTCTGAAACTGAATTTATGGATGAGGAAGCCATATTCTTCATGCCAAATTTGCTGATCGACATGGCTGAGGGAATGCTGCTGTCTCCTCCCAGAATGAAcccaccaccgtcgcctgatAATTCTGGTGGAGAAAGTTTGTGGAACTATTTTTGA